A DNA window from Rhinolophus sinicus isolate RSC01 linkage group LG10, ASM3656204v1, whole genome shotgun sequence contains the following coding sequences:
- the LG10H5orf58 gene encoding putative uncharacterized protein C5orf58 homolog gives MFRNNTDHKLKVEAIIKNINTISLELKKMKELSQLLLCDLTLHFNHPVKADDFKETERNNPLFEEFKVSDVSLASNSFST, from the exons atgTTTAGGAATAATACTGACCATAAGCTAAAGGTGGAAGccataattaaaaacattaacacAATTTCTTTGGAGTTGAAGAAGATGAAAG AGCTCTCCCAGTTACTGCTTTGTGACCTTACTCTACATTTTAATCATCCTGTGAAGGCAGATGACttcaaggaaacagaaagaaacaaccCCCTCTTTGAAGAGTTTAAAGTATCAGATGTATCCCTTGCTTCTAATAGTTTTTCGACCTGA
- the LCP2 gene encoding lymphocyte cytosolic protein 2, whose protein sequence is MALRNVPFRSEVLAWDAESLADYFRKLNYKDCERAVKKHHIDGPRFLNLTENDIQKFPKLRVPILSKLSQEINKNEERRSIFARKPQVQRFPEGTESHEEDNGGWSSFEEDDYESPNDDQDGEDDGDYESPNEEEEAPVEDDADYEPPPSNDEEALQNSILPAKPFSNSNSMYIDRPLSGKAPQQPPVPPQRPMTALPPPPAGRSHMPPLPSPQPNHEEPSRSRNHKTAKLPPPSIDRSTKPALDRSLAPFDREPFTLGKKPVFSDKPSAPAGRPLGEHLPKIQKPPLPPATERHDRSSPLPGKKPFVPKHGWGPDRRENDEDDVHQRPLPQPALLSMSSNTFPSRSTKPSPKHSLSSSHVPGAFSESNSFPQSASLPPYFSQGPGNRPPPRAEGRNFLPIANKPWPPSSGEEQNSLNEEWYVSYITRPEAEAALRKINQDGTFLVRDSSKKTTSNPYVLMVLYKDKVYNIQIRYQEESQVYLLGTGLRGKEDFLSVSDIIDYFRKMPLLLIDGKNRGSRYQCTLTYSAAHA, encoded by the exons AACCTGACAGAAAACGACATCCAGAAGTTCCCTAAGCTCCGGGTACC GATTCTCAGTAAGTTAAGTCAAGAAATCAACAAGAATGAAGAGAGGAGAAGCATTTTTGCACGCAA ACCTCAAGTCCAGCGGTTTCCTGAAGGGACAG AAAGCCACGAGGAGGACAATGGGGGCTGGTCATCCTTT GAAGAAGATGACTATGAAAGTCCCAATGATGATCAGGATGGGGAAGATGATGGTGACTATGAGTCCCCCAATGAGGAGGAAGAGGCACCTGTGGAAGACGACGCGGATTACGAGCCACCACCCTCCAACGACGAGGAAGCTCTGCAGAACTCCATCCTGCCTGCCAAGCCGTTCTCCAACTCCAACTCTATGTACATTG ACCGGCCCCTGTCTGGGAAAGCCCCACAGCAGCCACCTGTGCCTCCCCAGAGACCGATGACCGCCCTCCCTCCGCCACCAGCCGGCCGGAGCCACATG ccgCCACTGCCCTCACCCCAGCCCAACCACGAAGAGCCTAGCAGAAGTAGAAACCATAAAACAGCAAAGC TCCCTCCTCCTTCGATAGACAGAAGCACGAAACCCGCACTAGATCGTTCATTAGCTCCATTTGACAGAGAGCCCTTCACACTAG GAAAGAAACCGGTGTTTTCTGACAAG CCCTCGGCCCCAGCAGGAAG GCCTCTCGGGGAGCATTTACCCAAGATACAAAAGCCTCCTTTACCACCAGCCACGGAAAGACATGACAGAAGTAGCCCTCTGCCAGGGAAGAAGCCATTTGTGCCAAA GCATGGATGGGGACCAGACAGAAGAGAGAAT GATGAAGATGATG TACATCAAAGACCTTTGCCCCAGCCAGCACTGCTCTCCATGAGTTCCAACACTTTCCCTTCAAGATCTACTAAGCCATCACCCAAACACTCCCTCTCATCATCTCATGTGCCGGGAGCATTCTCAGAGAG TAACAGTTTTCCGCAGAGTGCCTCCCTGCCGCCATACTTCTCTCAAG GCCCTGGCAACAGACCGCCTCCTAGAGCTGAAGGCAGGAACTTCTTGCCCATTGCAAACAAACCTTGGCCACCATCCTCTGGGGAAGAACAG AATTCATTAAATGAAGAGTGGTATGTTTCTTATATTACCCGACCAGAGGCAGAAGCGGCTCTTAGAAAGATAAACCAG GATGGCACTTTCCTGGTGAGAGACAGCTCTAAAAAGACAACGAGCAATCCGTATGTCCTCATGGTGTTATACAAGGATAAAGTTTACAACATCCAGATTCGTTATCAGGAGGAAAGCCAAGTTTACTTGTTGGGAACTGGACTCCGAGGGAAGGAG GACTTCTTGTCTGTGTCAGATATTATCGACTACTTCAGGAAAATGCCACTTCTGCTGATCGATGGGAAAAACCGAGGTTCCCGATACCAGTGCACGTTGACGTATTCTGCAGCTCATGCCTAG